The following are from one region of the Enterobacter ludwigii genome:
- a CDS encoding YifB family Mg chelatase-like AAA ATPase yields MSLSVVYTRAAIGVKAPLISVEVHLSNGLPGLTLVGLPETTVKEARDRVRSAIINSGYTFPAKKITINLAPADLPKEGGRYDLPIAIALLAASEQLNSSRLGAYEFIGELALTGALRGVPGAISGALEAIRAGRQIIVANENGAEVSLIAERGCLLAGHLQEVCAYLEGQHVLPEPEESGDPLAESPDDLSDIYGQEQGKRALEITAAGGHNLLLIGPPGTGKTMLASRLNGLLPPLNNHEALESAAIFSLVSSVSLQKQWRRRPFRSPHHSASLAAMVGGGTIPGPGEISLAHNGILFLDELPEFERRVLDALREPIESGEIHISRTRAKISYPARFQLVAAMNPSPSGHYQGNHNRSTPEQTLRYLGKLSGPFLDRFDLSLEIPLPPPGLLSQSSARGESTVEVRERVIAAQARQYMRQHKLNARLDNAEIRQFCPLKTEDSCWLEDTLTRFGLSIRAWQRLIKVARTIADVEKCPDIERRHLQEALSYRAIDRLLLHLQKLLA; encoded by the coding sequence ATGTCACTGTCAGTTGTTTATACCCGAGCGGCCATTGGAGTAAAAGCACCGCTTATTTCGGTAGAAGTTCATCTCAGCAACGGGCTGCCCGGGCTGACGCTGGTTGGATTGCCGGAGACCACGGTAAAGGAAGCCAGAGATCGGGTGCGCAGTGCGATTATTAATAGCGGTTATACCTTTCCGGCAAAGAAAATCACCATCAACCTTGCGCCTGCAGACTTGCCTAAAGAGGGAGGGCGATATGATTTACCTATCGCTATAGCGCTCCTCGCCGCCTCTGAGCAGCTTAACAGTAGCAGACTAGGCGCATATGAGTTCATCGGTGAACTGGCGCTCACAGGCGCGCTGAGGGGCGTTCCTGGTGCCATCTCGGGTGCGCTGGAGGCCATTCGCGCAGGTCGACAAATCATTGTTGCCAATGAAAATGGTGCAGAAGTGAGCCTGATAGCCGAGAGAGGATGTCTGCTAGCCGGGCATTTACAGGAAGTGTGCGCGTATCTTGAGGGGCAACATGTGCTGCCAGAGCCGGAAGAATCAGGCGATCCCCTGGCAGAAAGCCCGGACGATCTGAGCGATATTTACGGCCAGGAGCAGGGGAAGCGGGCGCTGGAGATCACCGCTGCCGGCGGACATAACCTGTTGTTGATTGGCCCACCGGGTACAGGAAAAACGATGCTGGCGAGCAGGTTGAATGGTTTACTGCCTCCACTTAATAACCATGAAGCGCTGGAAAGCGCGGCGATATTTAGTCTGGTGAGTTCAGTGTCATTGCAAAAACAGTGGCGACGTCGCCCGTTTCGCTCTCCGCACCACAGTGCCTCACTGGCGGCCATGGTCGGCGGTGGCACCATACCAGGGCCGGGAGAGATCTCTCTGGCGCACAACGGCATCCTGTTTCTGGATGAACTGCCTGAATTTGAACGCCGCGTTCTGGATGCGCTGAGGGAGCCCATCGAATCGGGTGAGATCCACATCTCCCGTACACGCGCCAAAATAAGCTATCCCGCGCGGTTCCAGCTGGTAGCGGCAATGAACCCCAGCCCATCGGGCCATTATCAGGGCAACCACAATCGCTCCACGCCTGAACAGACGCTGCGCTACCTGGGGAAGTTATCTGGTCCTTTCCTGGATCGTTTCGATTTGTCGCTGGAAATCCCCTTGCCTCCTCCCGGCCTGCTCAGCCAGAGCAGCGCCAGAGGAGAGAGTACGGTGGAGGTTCGCGAGCGGGTTATCGCCGCGCAGGCCCGGCAGTATATGCGTCAACATAAGCTGAATGCCCGTCTGGATAACGCTGAGATTCGGCAGTTTTGTCCTCTTAAGACTGAAGATTCATGCTGGCTGGAGGATACGTTGACGCGCTTTGGGCTTTCCATTCGCGCATGGCAGCGTCTTATAAAAGTCGCCCGCACCATCGCCGATGTGGAAAAGTGCCCTGACATTGAAAGGCGGCATCTGCAGGAAGCGTTAAGCTATCGTGCGATCGATCGCTTGCTCCTGCACCTGCAAAAGTTACTGGCATAA
- the ilvE gene encoding branched-chain-amino-acid transaminase, which translates to MTTKKADYIWFNGEMVRWEDAKVHVMSHALHYGTSVFEGIRCYDSHKGPVVFRHREHMQRLHDSAKIYRFPVCQSVDELMEACRDVIRKNNLTSAYIRPLVFVGDVGMGVNPPAGYTTDVIIAAFPWGAYLGAEALEQGIDAMVSSWNRVAPNTIPTAAKAGGNYLSSLLVGSEARRHGYQEGIALDVNGYISEGAGENLFEVKDGILFTPPFTSSALPGITRDAIIKLAKDLGIEVREQVLSRESLYLADEVFMSGTAAEITPVRSVDGIQVGAGRCGPVTKRIQQAFFGLFTGETEDKYGWLDQVNQ; encoded by the coding sequence ATGACGACAAAAAAAGCTGATTACATTTGGTTCAATGGTGAGATGGTTCGCTGGGAGGACGCGAAAGTCCACGTTATGTCCCACGCGCTGCATTACGGTACCTCTGTCTTCGAAGGCATCCGTTGCTACGACTCACACAAAGGGCCAGTGGTGTTCCGTCATCGCGAACACATGCAGCGTCTGCATGACTCAGCCAAAATTTATCGTTTCCCGGTTTGTCAGAGCGTGGATGAGCTGATGGAAGCCTGCCGCGACGTGATTCGTAAGAACAACCTCACCAGTGCCTATATTCGTCCGCTGGTGTTTGTAGGTGATGTGGGCATGGGCGTGAACCCGCCAGCCGGTTATACCACCGATGTGATCATTGCTGCGTTCCCGTGGGGTGCTTATCTGGGGGCTGAAGCCCTGGAGCAGGGGATCGACGCAATGGTTTCTTCCTGGAACCGCGTGGCACCAAACACGATCCCGACGGCGGCAAAAGCGGGCGGTAACTACCTCTCCTCACTGCTGGTCGGTAGCGAAGCGCGCCGTCACGGTTATCAGGAAGGTATCGCGCTGGACGTGAATGGCTATATCTCTGAAGGTGCAGGTGAAAACCTGTTCGAAGTGAAAGACGGCATTCTGTTTACGCCGCCATTTACCTCTTCCGCTCTGCCGGGCATTACCCGTGACGCCATCATCAAGCTGGCAAAAGATTTGGGTATCGAAGTCCGTGAGCAGGTCCTGTCCCGCGAATCCCTGTACCTGGCCGATGAAGTGTTCATGTCCGGTACCGCGGCGGAAATTACGCCGGTTCGTAGCGTAGACGGTATTCAGGTTGGTGCTGGCCGCTGTGGTCCGGTCACCAAACGTATTCAGCAAGCCTTCTTTGGCCTCTTCACCGGTGAAACGGAAGATAAATACGGCTGGCTGGATCAGGTTAATCAATAA
- the ilvD gene encoding dihydroxy-acid dehydratase — protein MPKYRSATTTHGRNMAGARALWRATGMTDADFGKPIIAVVNSFTQFVPGHVHLRDLGKLVAEQIEASGGVAKEFNTIAVDDGIAMGHGGMLYSLPSRELIADSVEYMVNAHCADAMVCISNCDKITPGMLMASLRLNIPVIFVSGGPMEAGKTKLSDKIIKLDLVDAMIQGADPKVSDEQSDQVERSACPTCGSCSGMFTANSMNCLTEALGLSQPGNGSLLATHADRKQLFLNAGKRIVELTKRYYEQDDESALPRNIASKAAFENAMTLDIAMGGSTNTVLHLLAAAQEAEIDFTMSDIDKLSRKVPQLCKVAPSTQKYHMEDVHRAGGVLGILGELDRAGLLNRNVKNVLGLTLPESLDKYDVMLTKDDAVKKMFRAGPAGIRTTQAFSQDCRWDTLDDDRAEGCIRSLEHAYSKDGGLAVLYGNFAENGCIVKTAGVDDSILKFTGPAKVYESQDDAVEAILGGKVVEGDVVVIRYEGPKGGPGMQEMLYPTTFLKSMGLGKACALITDGRFSGGTSGLSIGHVSPEAASGGNIAIIEDGDLIEIDIPNRGIQLKLSDQDIAARREAQEARGDKAWTPKDRQRDVSFALRAYASLATSADKGAVRDKSKLGG, from the coding sequence ATGCCTAAGTATCGTTCCGCCACCACCACTCATGGCCGTAACATGGCGGGTGCCCGCGCACTGTGGCGCGCCACCGGGATGACCGACGCCGATTTCGGTAAGCCTATTATCGCCGTGGTGAACTCCTTCACCCAATTTGTGCCGGGCCACGTGCACTTGCGCGATCTCGGCAAACTCGTTGCCGAGCAAATCGAAGCCTCCGGCGGTGTGGCGAAAGAGTTCAACACCATTGCGGTGGATGACGGTATCGCGATGGGTCACGGGGGTATGCTCTATTCACTGCCGTCGCGTGAGCTGATCGCCGACTCGGTGGAGTATATGGTGAACGCCCACTGCGCGGATGCCATGGTTTGTATCTCCAACTGCGACAAAATTACCCCGGGGATGCTGATGGCTTCCCTGCGTCTGAACATTCCGGTGATCTTCGTCTCCGGCGGTCCAATGGAAGCGGGTAAAACCAAGCTTTCCGATAAAATCATCAAGCTCGACCTGGTCGATGCGATGATTCAGGGCGCGGATCCAAAAGTTTCTGATGAGCAAAGCGATCAGGTTGAACGTTCTGCGTGCCCAACCTGTGGCTCCTGCTCAGGTATGTTCACCGCGAACTCCATGAACTGTCTGACCGAAGCGCTGGGTCTGTCTCAGCCGGGCAACGGCTCGCTGCTGGCAACCCACGCCGACCGTAAACAGCTGTTCCTCAATGCCGGTAAACGCATCGTTGAGCTGACCAAACGCTACTACGAGCAAGATGATGAAAGCGCGCTGCCGCGTAATATCGCCAGCAAAGCCGCGTTTGAAAATGCCATGACGCTGGATATCGCCATGGGCGGTTCCACCAACACCGTTCTCCACCTGCTGGCCGCCGCGCAGGAAGCTGAAATCGACTTCACCATGAGCGATATCGACAAGCTGTCCCGCAAAGTACCGCAGCTCTGTAAAGTTGCGCCGAGTACCCAGAAATACCACATGGAAGATGTCCACCGTGCGGGTGGCGTACTGGGTATTCTCGGTGAACTGGATCGCGCCGGGCTGCTGAACCGCAACGTCAAAAACGTGCTCGGCCTGACGCTGCCGGAGTCGCTGGACAAATACGACGTCATGCTCACGAAAGACGATGCGGTGAAAAAGATGTTCCGCGCCGGCCCGGCAGGTATTCGTACCACCCAGGCCTTCTCACAGGATTGCCGCTGGGACACGCTGGATGACGATCGCGCAGAAGGCTGCATTCGCTCACTGGAACATGCCTACAGTAAGGACGGCGGTCTGGCCGTGCTCTACGGTAACTTTGCAGAAAACGGCTGTATTGTAAAAACCGCAGGCGTGGATGACAGCATTCTCAAATTCACCGGCCCGGCAAAAGTGTACGAAAGCCAGGACGACGCGGTAGAGGCTATTCTCGGTGGTAAAGTGGTGGAAGGCGACGTGGTTGTCATTCGCTACGAAGGGCCGAAAGGCGGGCCGGGTATGCAGGAGATGCTCTATCCCACCACCTTCCTGAAATCCATGGGCCTCGGTAAAGCCTGTGCGCTGATCACCGACGGACGTTTCTCTGGCGGTACGTCTGGTCTCTCCATTGGCCACGTGTCACCGGAAGCGGCAAGCGGCGGCAACATCGCGATTATTGAGGATGGCGATCTGATCGAAATTGATATCCCGAATCGCGGTATTCAGTTGAAACTGAGCGACCAGGATATTGCGGCGCGTCGTGAAGCCCAGGAGGCTCGCGGTGACAAAGCCTGGACGCCAAAAGATCGCCAGCGCGACGTCTCCTTCGCCCTGCGTGCCTATGCGAGCCTTGCCACCAGTGCAGATAAAGGCGCGGTGCGCGACAAATCGAAACTTGGGGGCTAA
- the ilvY gene encoding HTH-type transcriptional activator IlvY, whose protein sequence is MDLRDLKMFLHLAESRHFGRSARAMHVSPSTLSRQIQRLEEDLGQPLFVRDNRTVTLTEAGEELRVFAQQTLLQYQQLRHTIDQKGPSLSGELHIFCSVTAAYSHLPPILDRFRAEQPSVEIKLTTGDAADAMEKVVTGEADLAIAGKPETLPGAVAFSMLENLAVVLIAPALPCPVRNQVSVEKPDWSTVPFIMADQGPVRRRIELWFRRQKISNPSIYATVGGHEAMVSMVALGCGVALLPEVVLENSPEPVRNRVMILERSDEKTPFELGVCAQKKRLQEPLIDAFWQILPNH, encoded by the coding sequence GTGGATTTACGCGATCTGAAAATGTTCCTGCATCTGGCGGAAAGCCGTCACTTTGGGCGCAGCGCCCGGGCGATGCACGTCAGTCCCTCCACGCTTTCGCGCCAGATCCAGCGCCTTGAGGAAGACCTCGGTCAGCCCCTGTTTGTACGCGACAACCGCACCGTCACCCTGACGGAGGCCGGTGAGGAGTTACGGGTATTTGCCCAACAAACGCTGCTGCAGTATCAACAGCTGCGACACACCATTGACCAGAAAGGGCCATCGCTGTCCGGCGAGCTGCATATTTTCTGCTCCGTGACCGCGGCCTATAGCCATCTGCCGCCGATTCTTGACCGCTTTCGCGCAGAACAACCGTCGGTGGAAATTAAACTCACCACCGGTGATGCCGCCGACGCAATGGAAAAAGTGGTGACAGGCGAGGCGGATCTCGCCATTGCCGGGAAACCCGAAACCCTGCCAGGCGCTGTCGCGTTCTCAATGCTGGAAAACCTGGCGGTCGTGTTGATTGCCCCCGCGTTACCCTGCCCGGTGCGTAATCAGGTGTCGGTGGAAAAACCGGACTGGTCCACGGTGCCTTTTATCATGGCCGATCAGGGGCCGGTGCGCCGTCGTATTGAGCTCTGGTTTCGTCGCCAGAAGATCAGTAACCCGTCGATTTACGCGACGGTTGGCGGGCATGAGGCGATGGTGTCAATGGTGGCGCTGGGCTGCGGCGTGGCACTGCTGCCGGAGGTGGTCCTGGAGAACAGCCCGGAACCGGTGCGTAATCGCGTGATGATTCTGGAGCGCAGCGACGAAAAAACGCCGTTTGAGCTTGGCGTGTGCGCACAAAAAAAGCGGCTGCAGGAGCCGCTTATTGATGCCTTCTGGCAGATACTGCCTAACCACTAG
- the ilvA gene encoding threonine ammonia-lyase, biosynthetic: MAESQPLSAAPEGAEYLRAVLRAPVYEAVQVTPLQKMEKLSSRLDNVILVKREDRQPVHSFKLRGAYAMMAGLTDEQKARGVITASAGNHAQGVAFSSARLGLKALIVMPVATADIKVDAVRGFGGEVLLHGANFDEAKAKAIELAQQQGFTWVPPFDHPMVIAGQGTLALELLQQDAHLDRVFVPVGGGGLAAGVAVLIKQLMPQIKVIAVEAEDSACLKAALDAGHPVDLPRVGLFAEGVAVKRIGDETFRLCQEYLDDIITVDSDAICAAMKDLFEDVRAVAEPSGALALAGMKKYIAQHNIRGERLAHVLSGANVNFHGLRYVSERCELGEQREALLAVTIPEEKGSFLKFCQLLGGRSVTEFNYRFADARDACIFVGVRLSRGLEERKEILHLLHEGGYSVVDLSDDEMAKLHVRYMVGGRPSKPLQERLYSFEFPESPGALLKFLHTLGTHWNISLFHYRSHGTDYGRVLAAFELGEHEPDFETRLNELGYECHDETHNPAFRFFLAG; this comes from the coding sequence ATGGCCGAGTCGCAACCGTTATCCGCCGCCCCTGAGGGGGCGGAATACCTCAGGGCGGTGCTACGTGCACCGGTCTATGAAGCCGTACAGGTCACGCCGCTGCAGAAGATGGAGAAACTCTCCTCGCGCCTCGACAACGTGATTCTGGTGAAACGCGAAGACCGCCAGCCGGTACACAGCTTCAAGCTGCGGGGCGCCTACGCGATGATGGCCGGGTTGACCGATGAGCAAAAAGCGCGGGGGGTGATTACCGCCTCTGCGGGCAACCACGCGCAAGGCGTCGCGTTCTCCTCTGCGCGCCTGGGGCTGAAAGCGCTGATTGTTATGCCGGTTGCTACTGCCGATATCAAAGTGGATGCCGTACGCGGTTTCGGCGGTGAAGTGTTGCTCCACGGCGCAAACTTTGACGAAGCCAAAGCCAAAGCGATAGAGCTGGCGCAGCAACAGGGGTTTACCTGGGTGCCGCCGTTCGATCATCCGATGGTCATTGCCGGGCAGGGGACGCTGGCGCTTGAGCTGCTGCAGCAGGATGCGCATCTCGACCGCGTCTTCGTGCCGGTTGGCGGTGGCGGCCTCGCGGCGGGCGTAGCGGTGCTGATCAAACAGCTGATGCCGCAAATCAAAGTGATTGCCGTTGAAGCGGAAGACTCGGCCTGTCTGAAAGCGGCGCTGGATGCCGGTCATCCGGTGGACTTACCACGCGTCGGGCTGTTTGCTGAAGGCGTGGCGGTTAAACGCATTGGCGATGAAACCTTCCGTCTTTGCCAGGAGTATCTCGACGATATTATCACCGTCGACAGCGACGCCATTTGCGCCGCAATGAAAGATCTGTTCGAAGATGTGCGTGCGGTAGCGGAACCTTCCGGCGCGCTGGCGCTGGCGGGGATGAAGAAATACATCGCGCAGCACAACATCCGCGGCGAGCGTCTGGCGCATGTCCTTTCTGGTGCCAACGTGAACTTCCACGGTCTGCGCTATGTTTCCGAACGCTGCGAGCTGGGTGAGCAACGCGAAGCGCTGCTGGCGGTTACCATTCCGGAAGAGAAGGGCAGCTTCCTGAAGTTTTGTCAGCTGCTGGGCGGCCGTTCAGTCACGGAGTTTAACTACCGTTTTGCCGACGCCCGAGATGCCTGCATTTTTGTCGGCGTACGGTTAAGCCGTGGTCTGGAAGAGCGTAAAGAGATCCTCCACCTGCTCCACGAAGGTGGCTACAGCGTCGTGGATCTCTCCGACGATGAGATGGCGAAGCTGCACGTGCGTTACATGGTGGGTGGGCGTCCGTCGAAGCCGCTGCAGGAACGTCTCTACAGCTTCGAGTTCCCGGAGTCACCGGGCGCGTTGCTCAAGTTCCTGCATACGCTGGGCACGCACTGGAACATCTCTCTGTTCCACTACCGCAGCCATGGTACCGATTATGGGCGCGTGCTGGCCGCCTTCGAACTGGGCGAGCACGAGCCTGATTTCGAAACGCGGCTGAACGAGCTGGGCTATGAGTGTCACGATGAAACCCATAACCCGGCGTTCAGGTTCTTCCTGGCGGGCTAG
- the metN gene encoding methionine ABC transporter ATP-binding protein MetN, whose translation MIKLSNITKVFQQGNRTIQALNNVSLHVPAGQIYGVIGASGAGKSTLIRCVNLLERPTQGRVEVGGQELTALSEKELTKARRQIGMIFQHFNLLASRTVFGNVALPLELDNTPKEEVKRRVTELLDLVGLGDKHDSYPANLSGGQKQRVAIARALASNPKVLLCDEATSALDPATTRSILELLKDINRRLGLTILLITHEMDVVKRICDCVAVISNGELIEQDTVSEVFSHPKTPLAQQFIQSTLHLDIPEDYLERLKTESTADSVPMLRMEFTGQSVDAPLLSETARRFNVNNNIISAQMDYAGGVKFGIMLTEMHGTQAETQAAIAWLQEHHVKVEVLGYV comes from the coding sequence ATGATTAAACTTTCCAATATCACCAAAGTGTTCCAGCAGGGGAACCGAACCATTCAGGCGCTGAACAATGTCAGTCTGCATGTTCCTGCTGGTCAAATTTATGGCGTCATTGGCGCATCGGGTGCAGGTAAAAGTACGCTGATCCGTTGTGTTAACCTGCTTGAGCGCCCAACCCAGGGTCGTGTAGAAGTAGGCGGGCAGGAACTGACCGCCCTTTCAGAGAAAGAACTGACGAAAGCACGCCGCCAGATTGGCATGATCTTCCAGCACTTTAACCTGCTGGCCTCCCGTACGGTGTTTGGCAACGTTGCCTTGCCGCTGGAACTGGACAACACGCCAAAAGAAGAAGTTAAGCGTCGCGTAACCGAACTGCTGGATCTCGTTGGACTGGGTGATAAACACGATAGCTACCCGGCAAACCTGTCCGGTGGACAAAAACAGCGTGTGGCCATTGCCCGCGCGCTGGCAAGTAACCCGAAAGTGCTGCTGTGCGATGAAGCCACCAGCGCATTAGATCCCGCCACTACGCGTTCCATTCTGGAGCTTCTGAAGGACATCAACCGTCGCCTCGGCCTGACCATTCTCCTTATTACACATGAAATGGACGTGGTGAAACGCATCTGTGATTGCGTCGCGGTAATCAGCAACGGTGAGTTGATTGAGCAAGACACGGTCAGCGAAGTGTTTTCCCATCCGAAAACCCCACTGGCACAACAGTTTATTCAGTCCACGCTGCACCTGGATATTCCGGAAGATTATCTGGAGCGTTTAAAAACAGAATCGACCGCGGACAGCGTCCCGATGCTGCGTATGGAGTTCACTGGCCAGTCCGTCGATGCGCCACTGCTGTCCGAAACCGCGCGCCGCTTTAATGTGAATAACAACATCATCAGCGCGCAAATGGATTACGCCGGTGGCGTGAAGTTCGGCATCATGCTGACGGAAATGCACGGCACACAAGCAGAAACCCAGGCGGCAATTGCCTGGCTGCAAGAACATCACGTAAAAGTAGAGGTACTGGGTTATGTCTGA
- the ilvM gene encoding acetolactate synthase 2 small subunit: protein MMQHQVAVQARFNPETLERVLRVVRHRGFQICSMNMETATDAQNISIELTVASPRSVDLLFSQLTKLVDVAHVAICQSTTTSQQIRA from the coding sequence ATGATGCAACATCAGGTCGCCGTGCAGGCTCGCTTCAATCCAGAGACATTAGAACGCGTTTTGCGTGTGGTGCGTCACCGTGGCTTTCAGATTTGCTCTATGAATATGGAGACGGCCACTGATGCTCAAAATATCAGTATCGAATTAACCGTTGCCAGCCCGCGGTCGGTCGACTTACTGTTTAGTCAGTTAACAAAACTGGTAGACGTTGCACATGTTGCCATCTGCCAGAGCACAACCACATCACAACAGATCCGTGCTTAA
- the ilvX gene encoding peptide IlvX, translating to MTNSTKFCFSRFMTGN from the coding sequence ATGACTAATAGCACAAAATTCTGTTTCTCCCGATTTATGACGGGGAACTAA
- the ilvG gene encoding acetolactate synthase 2 catalytic subunit, which translates to MNGAQWVVHALRAQGVDTVFGYPGGAIMPIYDALYDGGVEHLLCRHEQGAAMAAIGYARATGKTGVCMATSGPGATNLITGLADALLDSVPVVAITGQVASPLIGTDAFQEVDVLGLSLACTKHSFLVQSLEELPRVMAEAFEVANSGRPGPVLVDIPKDIQVALGDLEPHFSTVESDDAFPHAAVEEARQMIAHAKQPMLYVGGGVGMAQAVPALREFIAVTQMPATCTLKGLGAVDADYPYYLGMLGMHGTKAANLAVQACDLLIAVGARFDDRVTGKLNTFAPNANVIHMDIDPAEMNKLRQAHVALQGNLNALLPALQQPLKIDAWRQHTADMRVEHTWRYDHPGDAIYAPLLLKQLSDRKPADCVVTTDVGQHQMWSAQHMTYTRPENFITSSGLGTMGFGLPAAVGAQVARPNDTVICISGDGSFMMNVQELGTVKRKQLPLKIVLLDNQRLGMVRQWQQLFFQERYSETTLTDNPDFLILASAFGIPGQHITRKDQVEAALDTMLSSEGPYLLHVSIDELENVWPLVPPGASNSQMLEKLS; encoded by the coding sequence ATGAATGGTGCACAGTGGGTAGTACATGCGTTGCGCGCACAGGGAGTCGACACTGTCTTCGGTTATCCGGGGGGCGCAATAATGCCGATTTACGATGCATTGTATGACGGCGGCGTGGAACACCTCTTGTGCCGACACGAGCAGGGCGCAGCGATGGCCGCCATTGGCTATGCACGTGCCACCGGTAAAACCGGTGTCTGCATGGCAACCTCAGGGCCGGGTGCCACAAACCTGATCACCGGCCTGGCGGATGCACTGCTTGATTCCGTTCCCGTTGTCGCCATCACCGGTCAGGTGGCCTCGCCCCTCATTGGTACTGATGCCTTCCAGGAAGTGGACGTGCTCGGCTTGTCACTGGCCTGCACCAAACACAGCTTCCTCGTTCAGTCTCTGGAAGAGCTGCCGCGTGTGATGGCAGAGGCGTTTGAGGTGGCAAACTCTGGTCGCCCTGGACCGGTTCTGGTTGATATCCCGAAAGATATCCAGGTTGCTCTGGGCGATCTGGAACCGCACTTCTCCACCGTTGAAAGCGACGATGCATTTCCGCACGCCGCGGTGGAAGAGGCGCGGCAGATGATTGCCCACGCTAAACAACCGATGTTGTACGTAGGGGGTGGGGTTGGTATGGCACAGGCCGTTCCCGCCCTGCGCGAATTCATCGCGGTTACGCAAATGCCCGCCACCTGTACGTTGAAAGGTCTTGGCGCGGTAGATGCGGACTATCCGTACTATCTGGGCATGCTGGGGATGCACGGTACCAAAGCGGCGAACCTGGCCGTGCAGGCGTGTGACTTGCTGATCGCCGTAGGTGCCCGTTTTGATGATCGTGTCACCGGCAAGCTGAATACCTTCGCGCCGAATGCCAACGTGATCCACATGGATATCGACCCGGCGGAGATGAACAAACTGCGTCAGGCGCATGTGGCCCTGCAGGGCAATCTCAACGCGTTATTACCGGCTTTACAGCAGCCTCTGAAAATCGACGCATGGCGTCAGCACACCGCCGATATGCGCGTTGAACATACCTGGCGTTACGACCATCCTGGTGACGCCATCTATGCGCCACTGCTGTTAAAGCAATTGTCCGACCGTAAACCGGCAGACTGTGTGGTCACGACGGATGTAGGCCAACACCAGATGTGGTCAGCGCAGCACATGACTTACACGCGCCCGGAAAACTTCATTACCTCCAGTGGTTTAGGGACGATGGGCTTCGGTCTCCCTGCCGCGGTAGGGGCGCAGGTTGCCCGCCCAAACGATACGGTTATCTGTATCTCCGGTGACGGCTCTTTCATGATGAACGTTCAGGAGCTGGGCACCGTTAAGCGCAAGCAGTTACCGTTGAAAATCGTCTTGCTCGATAACCAGCGTTTAGGAATGGTTCGTCAGTGGCAACAGCTGTTTTTCCAGGAACGCTACAGTGAGACTACCCTGACGGATAACCCCGATTTCCTCATTCTGGCCAGCGCCTTTGGTATCCCTGGCCAGCACATCACCCGTAAAGACCAGGTTGAAGCGGCACTCGACACCATGCTGTCAAGCGAAGGGCCGTACCTGCTTCATGTCTCAATCGACGAGCTTGAGAATGTCTGGCCGTTGGTACCGCCAGGTGCCAGTAACTCACAAATGCTGGAGAAATTATCATGA
- the ilvL gene encoding ilv operon leader peptide yields MTALLRVISLVVISVVVIIIPPCGAALGRGKA; encoded by the coding sequence ATGACAGCCCTTCTACGAGTGATTAGCCTGGTCGTGATTAGCGTGGTGGTGATTATTATCCCACCGTGCGGGGCTGCACTTGGACGAGGAAAGGCTTAG